One window from the genome of Crateriforma spongiae encodes:
- the nifE gene encoding nitrogenase iron-molybdenum cofactor biosynthesis protein NifE: MREAIDILDARRRQVHTKGAQPFQLDCEKHSVAGSVSQRACVFCGSRVVLYPITDALHLVHGPIGCAAYTWDIRGAQSSGSQLHRMSFSTDLREKDVIYGGEKKCETALIELIGRYRPKAAFVYATCIVGLIGDDLEAVCRRVTAQTGVETIPVHSEGFAGSKKDGYTAACAALDRLVGSSESPPPDGPSINILGDFNIAGETWVIRDYYERMGVNVISTITGDGRVDDIRRAHHAQLNVVQCSGSMKGLARLMKQKYDIPFVHVSYFGLEDVSKALYDVAETFNDPAMMQRTKRLVRDEISAVMPRLRRYRDALQGKKAAVYTGGAFKAFSLVRSLRTLGVQTVIAGSQTGNPQDYQQLESLCDDGTVLLDDTNPLELAKFIDQTGADLLIGGVKERPIAYKLGVAFCDHNHERKRCLAGYEGMVNFANEVYSSVCSPVWSLSPRKQHASSVKRSIAPGPLVTADAGLPLNAKVPQCPTAATAPSPGSDSQACGVCQLKAHCSGLAAQETETA, translated from the coding sequence ATGCGCGAGGCCATTGATATCCTGGACGCCCGCCGCCGTCAGGTTCACACCAAGGGTGCCCAGCCGTTCCAGCTGGACTGTGAAAAACACAGCGTTGCCGGTTCGGTCAGCCAGCGGGCGTGCGTGTTCTGCGGTTCACGGGTCGTGCTGTATCCGATCACCGACGCCCTGCACTTGGTGCATGGACCGATCGGATGCGCGGCGTACACCTGGGACATTCGCGGTGCCCAATCGTCCGGATCGCAATTGCATCGCATGTCGTTTTCAACGGACCTGCGTGAAAAGGATGTGATCTACGGCGGGGAAAAGAAATGCGAAACCGCGTTGATCGAACTGATCGGGCGGTATCGACCCAAAGCGGCGTTTGTCTACGCGACGTGCATCGTCGGATTGATCGGTGACGACTTGGAAGCGGTCTGCCGGCGCGTGACGGCACAGACGGGCGTGGAAACGATCCCCGTGCACAGCGAAGGGTTCGCCGGTTCCAAGAAAGACGGTTACACGGCCGCCTGCGCGGCACTGGATCGCTTGGTCGGTTCCAGTGAATCGCCGCCGCCGGACGGACCTTCGATCAACATCCTGGGCGACTTCAACATCGCCGGTGAAACCTGGGTCATCCGCGACTACTACGAACGAATGGGCGTCAACGTCATCTCTACCATCACCGGTGACGGACGTGTTGATGATATCCGCCGGGCTCACCACGCCCAGTTGAACGTTGTGCAGTGCTCGGGATCCATGAAAGGCTTGGCCCGGCTGATGAAGCAAAAGTACGACATTCCGTTTGTTCACGTGTCGTACTTTGGACTGGAAGACGTCAGCAAAGCCCTGTACGACGTCGCCGAAACATTCAACGATCCGGCGATGATGCAACGCACGAAGCGTTTGGTGCGTGACGAAATCAGTGCCGTGATGCCGCGACTGCGACGCTATCGTGATGCTTTGCAGGGCAAGAAGGCGGCGGTCTACACCGGTGGTGCTTTCAAGGCTTTCAGTCTGGTGCGGTCCTTGCGAACGTTGGGCGTTCAAACGGTGATCGCCGGTTCGCAAACGGGCAATCCCCAGGACTATCAGCAACTGGAATCACTGTGTGACGACGGGACCGTGTTATTGGACGACACGAACCCGTTGGAACTGGCAAAGTTCATCGACCAGACCGGCGCCGACTTGTTGATCGGCGGCGTGAAAGAACGACCGATCGCCTACAAGCTGGGCGTCGCATTCTGTGACCACAATCACGAACGCAAACGTTGTCTGGCCGGATACGAAGGCATGGTCAACTTTGCCAACGAAGTCTATTCGTCGGTTTGCAGTCCAGTTTGGTCGCTGTCACCACGCAAACAACACGCGTCGTCTGTCAAACGATCGATCGCCCCAGGCCCCTTGGTCACAGCGGATGCCGGGTTGCCGCTCAACGCGAAAGTCCCGCAATGCCCGACCGCGGCGACCGCCCCATCACCGGGGTCCGATTCACAAGCCTGTGGCGTTTGTCAGTTGAAAGCTCACT
- a CDS encoding nitrogenase component 1 codes for MTLLRHTSADQDVQREALTVNPAKTCQPIGAMYAALGLHRCLPHSHGSQGCCAYHRSTLSRHYKEPAMAGTSSFTEGSSVFGGQANLLAAIENIFTVYDPDVIAVHTTCLSETIGDDVPQIVEAAIDKGLLPEGKMVIHANTPSYVGSHTTGFATMTKAMVDYIAQSSGAEKIRDQVNLIPGWVEPADMSELKRLVKLMGLDPVTFPDTSGVLDSPQTGIHEMFPAGGATVDSIRSAGDSCHTIALGPICSGPAAKALFAKCQVPQTTLPLPIGLKATDQFIMKLREINGGFVPDEIMTERGRLLDLMTDMHQYFYGKTAALWGDPDQLVSLAELLITLDMIPKFVVTGTPGKKFFKRMGDVLGDHAQACKVDQGSCADMFQLHQWIKSDPDKVDLLIGNTYGKYIARDEDIPLIRHGFPILDRIGHQHFATVGYRGTTRILEQILDAFLDRQDRDAPESGFELVM; via the coding sequence ATGACATTGCTACGCCATACTTCGGCGGATCAAGACGTCCAGCGTGAAGCGTTGACCGTCAATCCCGCCAAGACGTGTCAACCCATCGGTGCGATGTACGCCGCGCTCGGGTTGCATCGATGCCTGCCGCACAGCCACGGTTCCCAAGGTTGTTGTGCCTATCACCGGTCCACGCTCAGCCGACACTACAAAGAACCCGCCATGGCGGGCACCAGTTCGTTCACCGAAGGCAGTTCGGTGTTCGGAGGCCAAGCGAACCTGTTGGCGGCGATCGAAAACATCTTCACGGTCTATGACCCTGATGTGATCGCAGTCCACACGACGTGCCTGAGCGAAACGATCGGCGACGACGTGCCACAGATCGTCGAAGCCGCGATCGACAAGGGATTGCTGCCCGAGGGCAAGATGGTGATTCACGCCAACACGCCGTCCTATGTCGGTTCGCACACCACCGGTTTCGCCACAATGACCAAAGCGATGGTCGACTACATCGCACAGTCCAGCGGCGCCGAAAAGATCCGCGACCAGGTCAATCTGATTCCCGGTTGGGTGGAACCGGCCGACATGAGTGAACTGAAACGACTGGTCAAGCTGATGGGGCTGGATCCGGTCACGTTTCCGGATACGTCCGGTGTCTTGGATTCACCGCAAACCGGCATTCATGAAATGTTCCCCGCCGGCGGTGCGACGGTCGACTCGATCCGTTCGGCGGGCGATTCCTGTCACACGATCGCGTTGGGTCCGATCTGCAGCGGTCCGGCGGCGAAAGCCTTGTTCGCCAAGTGCCAGGTGCCGCAAACCACGTTGCCATTGCCAATCGGCCTGAAGGCGACTGATCAATTCATCATGAAGCTGCGTGAGATCAACGGCGGATTCGTCCCCGATGAAATCATGACCGAACGCGGACGCTTGTTGGATTTGATGACCGACATGCACCAGTATTTCTATGGCAAGACCGCTGCTTTGTGGGGCGACCCCGACCAACTGGTCTCGCTGGCCGAACTGTTGATCACGCTGGACATGATTCCAAAGTTCGTCGTGACTGGAACACCGGGCAAGAAGTTCTTCAAGCGAATGGGCGATGTGCTGGGCGACCACGCGCAAGCCTGCAAAGTCGACCAAGGCTCCTGTGCCGACATGTTCCAACTGCACCAGTGGATCAAGAGCGATCCGGACAAGGTGGATCTGCTGATCGGCAACACCTATGGGAAGTACATCGCCCGCGACGAAGACATCCCGCTGATCCGTCACGGATTCCCGATTCTCGATCGCATCGGTCACCAACATTTCGCGACCGTAGGCTATCGCGGGACGACGCGAATCTTGGAACAGATTCTGGACGCTTTCCTGGATCGTCAAGACCGCGACGCTCCCGAATCCGGTTTCGAACTGGTGATGTAG